The DNA sequence ATTATCTCCCCTTCAACGCCGCCCTTTTCACCTGCTGATACAGTACCTGCCACCATTCGCCTGTCAATCTTCACTACATCTTCGAATTTCAGATCCACACCAAAAACTCCCTTTATTTCGCCCCTCTCATTGCGAACCGGACTTGAGATTGTAACACAAAGCAGATCAGTTACAAGAGATTTATAGAAATCGGTGACAAAAGTCTTTCCGCTCTTTACAGGTTCAATAAACCAGGGTCTGTTTGAGAAGTCCTGCCCCATGTCAAACTTCTCATATTTAGCCCTGTCAATCACCTGGGTAATGTTCCTGGTCAGGATCTTTCCCTGAAGGTCAACAACATAGGCAAACTGAATAAATGGATTCTCATCCACCAGTCTTTGCATCTTTGTCTCCATCCCTTCAGTATTCAGAACCCTGAAGGCCTCATCATCAACCAGTTCCTCCACAAGTGATGCGACAATCTCCTCTGCCCTCTTCTTCAGCCTGTCAAGGTCAGAACCAAAGTACTCCGGGAGATACTTCTTTGCCTGTGCAAACATCTCTTCTGATGATATCGTCGTGAGCCTTCCGGCCTCATACTGCTCCATAACCCATTTATATATCTTTTCTACGCCAGGATGCTTCTTGTCTACAGCCTGCCTGTCATCCATGCCCAGATGGCCGTTTACCCAGTATGCGATTCCGGCAATTCCGGACTTATCAGTAATCGTAATCCCCATCGGCCTCTTAAGCAGTTTAACGGTGTCAAATATATTATATATTTCCTCGTTCTTCAGCGCCCCGTCAGCATGGATACCGGCGCTCGTGTTATTAAAGTCTACACCCACAAAAGGATAATTTGCAGGTACCTGTACCCCAAGCTCTTTTCTGAAATATTCCGCCAGGTCAGTAATCATGGTCGTGTCCACCCCATTGGTATCGCCCCGTAATGCAATGTACTCCATGATCAGGGCCTCAACAGGCGTATTGCCAGTCCTCTCCCCGAAACCAAGCATCACACCATTAGCTGAACAACAGCCATACAACCATGCAGTGGTTGCATTTATCAGTGCCTTGTGAAAATCATTGTGTCCATGCCATTCAAGCTGTTGAGACGGGACACCGCCATAGTGGACAAGACCATAGATCAGCTCAGGTATTCCGCGGGGAGTTGATGCACCGATATAAGGAACTCCATAGCCCATGGTATCACAAGCCCTTATCTTTACCGGTATGCCGCTCTGCTCAGACAACTCCATCAGTTTCTGAACGAACGGGATTACAAAACCATAAAAATCCGCGCGTGTAATGTCTTCGAGATGACATCTTGGTACAATGCCTGATTCCAGAGACTTGCTCACAATATCAATATACTTATTTGCGGCATCTTTTCTGGTCATGCCAAGTTTGAGGAAGATATGATAATCAGAACATGAGGTAAGGATACCGGTTTCTTTAAGTCCGGCATCTTTTACTATCTGAAAATCCTCTTTAACCGCCCTTATCCATCCTGTTATCTCAGGATATTTATATCCCCTCTCCTGGCACTTCTCAACAGCCTCCCTGTCTTTCTTATTATACAGAAAGAATTCACACTGCCTTAACACGCCATTCGGTCCGCTGAGCCTGTGGAACATGTCATATATATCAACTATCTGCTTTACGCTGTATGGAGGCCGCGACTGCTGTCCGTCGCGAAAAGTCGTATCACTTATCCAGAATTCTTCCGGTGTATATTGAGGGACAATGCGGTGATTGAATGGTATCTTTGGCACCTCATTGTAGGGGAAGAATTCCCTGAATAAATTGGGTTCTTTGGCATCAACTATTTCATAATGGTAGGCTGACCTCGCAAGCAGATTTTTTTCTTTAACAAGACCTGACATATCGAAGTGATATTAACACATGGAAATATTTTATTGCAAGATTTTTGTATCTGCCTGCTACTTACTAACCTCTACTGTAACAACCCTCCCGCCGGTAATCCTTATTGATACATTATCTCCTGTCTTTATCATCCCGAACTGTATCAGCTGTCCCTCTTTGAATATGGGTATCCCCTTGTATATGACTAAAATCACACTGCCAAGCCTTGCATCATCAACAGTCATAACGGAAAGATCCAAATCAAGTTCTCTGACCATGCCGCGGATATCTCCATGTCCATACTGGTCGCCATGGTATATCTTTGAAAGGTCTAATTTACGGACTGGATTTCCATCAGCAGGCGGTGTGCCGGCGGTCTTAAAGACTACTTCACCACCTATTCCAGGACACGACTCAGCATCACCATCTCTTATTGTCAGATATAACATGGTCCATAACCTGTACTGGGTTCCAGGCTCAAACGGCGCCTCCGGTGTAATCATCTCCCCGTTATCCGTCCATGAAACACTCCCGCCGATACCCCACTCAGTGGTCAGGAGTGTTCCCATGCGATACCTGCCTCCTGCTATGTTTATTGATTCAAGGGCCGGCACCAGATCTCTCAAACCTTCCGAAAGTGTTTCCAGGGTCTTCTTATCCCACTCAATGATGACAGGTGCATCCAATGATACACCTTCAGAAAGATGCCTGGGTGTGGACGAGACCATTTTGAGCGGCGGCGGACAGGCAACCTTCGCAAATACAAGCTGTCCGGATGACAGGAGTATGTAAAATATACTGAACGTGAGAGTAACTGCTCTAAAATAAGAATGTTTCACCTGAAAATCTCCGTTCAAATCCCCCCCTCCCCCCCTTTACTAAAGGGGGGGAACTGATTTCCCCCTTTGAAAATGGGGACTAAGGGGGATTTTTATCTGCCTTGGCCTGGCATTATGAATGCTGGCACAAGGCCGTATATCCCCGCTGATCTGCCATAATGTCCAGATTCAGCGTAGCAACATCCTCTATATCCATGTCGAGGTCATCCGGTTTCTTCTTGTCACTGCGGCATCCAGTAAATACTGTCTTAAGGTAGGTCCGGCACTCCTCACAACTTACAGCACGCACACACTGGTCTCGCGCAGAATCCCCGACAATAAGGCCGAAACGCTCCGGCCTCGAATTGCCGCAGAATGGACAGCCGGTCATGGGGTACTGCCACCTGTATGTGCAAAAACAGCAGGAGAGCAACCGCTGCTCCGCTTTCTCATCCTCCGGCGTGTACACAATGGCCATAGCCGGTGGAGCCCCGCAGACAGGGCACCGCCCCTTAGCAGGGCTGTTGTCAACATTCAGTCTTGCCAAAGTATTTTCAAAAGACGGCTTGAGGATCCATTTGAGGACTGCGTTTTTGAATCTGTCATCCTTTGAGAGCCCTTCTCTTATGAACTCAAGCACAGCCTCTTCCGATGACCCGGCACATTCGATTATATTGCCACCCTGCCTGCCGGCTTCAAAAAGCCTGAATATTTTAATGGACATCCTGATGCTGTTATTAAAATCCAGATCCCCTAACCTGGTTGTATCCATGAGATATAAGACCTCCTGTTCTCCTTTTCCCGCTAACGCAGAGGGAGATTTAAACAGGAGCGACAGGTCATCAGGGGCAAATCCACTCCATATGTCAATAAGTCCCTTGTAAAACAGGACCATATCATGAATAAAGGGATAATGCCTTACCCTGTCATCAAGGTATGACTTGAATTTTGTATAGTCTTTCACTGTTTGCATTTTTCGTGTTTAGTAATAAAACAATTTATTGTATAGTAGAAAATCATTATGGTAAAGATCCTTGACAGATATATCCTCCGGGAGCTTTCAATTTCATTTATCCTGAGCCTCTCTGTATTATTGTCAGCATTCCTGATGCAGCAGGTAATAAAATTCTCCAGGATATCATCCGAGACCGGAATTAGTTTTCTACTCCTCGTGAAATTTTCGATCTTCATTATACCCCTTTTTTTAGTGCTTGCAATACCACTTTCCGTATTGATATCATCCCTACTAACCTTTAGCAGGCTATCTACAGATTTAGAGATAACGGCAATGAGATCAGGCGGGATAAGCGTCTACCGCATGCTTTTGCCAGTATTCATCTTCTCCATGATGGCCTTTATTATAGCATTATTTTCATCGTCTGTTCTCCAGCCGATGGGACACCGTTATATACGCATTCAATCATATAATACACTGAATGAACAGAAGAACCTGGGGCTGCAGGAGGGCGTCTTCAATAACCTCTTTAATCTGCTGTTTTATGTTAAGAAGATCACTTCCGGGGATACGTTAAACAATGTACTGATCTCAGACAAGACCTCAAGAGATTCAAAGATAATTACAGCAAAAAGGGGCAGGATGCTCAACGACCCCGAGACATCAAATCTATTTTTGATGCTTCAGGATGGTCACATCTACTTTGAGACTAACGACACATCAAAATATCAGATGGTGACTTTCTCTACATACTTCATGAGACTTGAGTCAGTTCAATCCATTGAAAGTGTGCGACTGATAAGGGAAAAATGGGGTCTGGGACTGGATGAACTGAAAGCGAAGATAAGGGAGAAGAAATTGCTGGGGAAGGAGCGGGATTACAGGCGTCTCTTAATGGAATACTATAAGAAGTTTTCTCTGCCTGCTGGCGCATTGGTCCTCGGACTTCTTGGATCACCTATAGGGATTATGACCAGGTTTTCAAGCCGGTTTGCCGGTTTTATACTGAGCATAGTTATTGTCTTCGGTTACTACATACTCGACAGTGGATTTGAGATACTGGCTGTTGAGGGTTACATACCTCCTGTAGTTGCAGCCTGGGCAACAGTACTTATATCTCTCATCCTTGCGATATTTATAATCATCCTGGTGTCTGCGGAAAAAGGATTGTCTCTATCTAACATATTTTCAAAGGGAAAATGAAGATAATTCAGAGATATATTGCATCAGAATTCATGAAATTATTCATTATGATTGCAGTGGCATTCACAGTGCTCTACATTCTCATAGACGTATTTGAGAACCTTGGAGATTTTACCAGGGTTCATGCAGACCTTATTACGATTTCGATCTTCTTTCTATGCCGTCTTCCGCAGGCAATATATTTCACGGTGCCACTTTCACTCCTCTTTGCATCTTTTCTGAACCTTGGACTCTTTACTAAATATAACGAACTTACAGCGCTTCGTTCAGGCGGATTGAGTATCCAGAATATTACTCTGCCTGTATTGGCCATAACACTTTCAGTATCTGCCGGCACTTTCCTCCTGAATAACTATATCATACCGGTCAGCAATAAAAAGGCAGAGGAGATCCGCATGATTATTGAGGCAAAACCACGTGAGATGTTTTTTAAAGAAGACAGTCTCTGGCTCAAGGCTGATGACTATACGATCTATAATGTTCGCTTTATTGACCCTGATAAAAAGATTATGGGGCGTATAAACATATACCACCTGACACCTGAATTTAATATCATGGAAAGCATAGCCGCAGAAAGGGCTGTCTCCGAGCGTGGTTACTGGTTTCTCAAGTCAGGGGTAAGGAGAAAGTTTGATCCTGATAACAGGAATGTCAATCTTGTTGAATTTGACACCCTTCCCATAGATTTCCCCTTCAAACTGGATGAGTTCAGGCATGTGATCGTCCAGGCATCTGAAACAGATTATTTCACCCTTAAGAAATATATTGATACGATAAAAAGAGAGGGTTATGAGGTTAAAAGACTTACAGTTGATCTCTATAGCAAGACCGCCTTCCCATTTTCAGGTTTTGTTTTATCCGTTTTTGGGATCATTTTTGGCTTTAACATCAAAAAACATGCCGGGATTGCCGGTGGAACAGGATTTTGTATTCTGACTGGCGTTATTTATTGGACTATATACTCATTGGCCATAAATATGGGATATGCAGGGCGAATAAACCCGGCGCTGGCGTCATGGATGACAAACCTGCTGTTCATCACAATTGGCGGCGCCATATATTTCAGGGCTATGAAACAATAGATCCGTTTTGAAGCCTCTTCCCTGAGCTTAGCATATTTGCAAACTCATCAAACGGCACCGGCCTGCTGAAATAAAATCCCTGGATCTCGTTGCATCCATGTTCAGTAAGAAAACTCAGTTCCTCTGCCCGCTCTACACCCTCTGCTACTGACCTGAGTCTCATTGTCTGTGCCATACCGAGGATTGTCTCTACTATGGCAGCGCCGTCATCATCAGCTGTTATATCCATTACAAAAGAGCGGTCTATCTTTAAGACATCGATTGGGAACCTTTTCAGATAACTCAGCGAGGAATAGCCTGTGCCAAAATCATCAATTGACAACCTGATGCCACGATCCTTTACTGCACAAAGTTTTTTGAGAAGTTTTTCCTCGTCTTTCATAAGTATACTCTCTGTAAGTTCCAACTCTACAAATGAAGGGTCAAGACCGCTTTCTTCCAATACGGCCTCAATTATTTCAAGAAGGTTGTCCTTTGCAAACTGTCTGGCAGAGAGATTTGACGAAACTATCAGATTGGTATACCCCATATCTATTAATTTTCTGATGTCGCTGCATGCTGTCCGGAGGACCCATTCACCAATTTTAAGGATTAGGCCTGTCTCCTCTGCAAGGGGAATAAATTCTACCGGCGATATCATTTTGCCGCCTCTTTGCCATCTTATCAGGGCTTCCATCCCGCAGACCTCACCAGTAGACAAATCAACCTTGGGCTGATAATGGAGAATAAATTCCTGCTGTTCCACGGCCTTTCGCAGGTCTGTTTCCATATTCAGCCGGTCTTTGGCCTTAACGTTCATATCTTTCGAAAAAAACTGATAGTTGTTTCCTCCATCTGCCTTGCAATGATACATTGCAGTATCAGCCTTCATCAATAAATGCTCAACACTGTCACCATCATAGGGAAATATTGAAATGCCTATGCTGGCGCCAATAAACAGCTCATTATCATGTATTTTCAAAGAAGAAGTGAAAAGATTCAGGATATTCTTTGCCACTGTTACAATATCAGTTGCGTCAGAGACATCATTTACCACGATAACAAACTCATCGCCGCTTAACCGCGCAACAGTATCATAATTTCGCACACTATATGAAAGTCTTTCAGCAACCTGCTGAAGCATTTTATCCCCAATGCTATGTCCAAGCGTGTCATTTATGACCTTAAACCTGTCAATATCAAGCAGCATAACCGCAAGCAGCATCTTTTTTCTCTTCTGGTATGATATGGCATGACTCAACCTGTCATTGAGGAGATTCCTGTTGGCCAGACCTGTCAGAGAATCATGTGTAGCCTGGTCCATCAACTGCTCCTCAAAAAGCTTCCGCTCTGTTATGTCATGGACTATGACACACAAAGCCTCCCTGTCATTGTATGAAAGGACGCTTGCGGATAATTCAGCATAGATTAGAGAACCATCCTTACGTCTTAACTTAAGATCCCTTTTCTCACCGACAATGCGCCCTATCTCAAGGTCTGCGGTCCCGGTATCCTCTGCAACAACATCAAACAGCGACATTTCAAGGATTTCATCATCACTGTAGTCAAGCAGTTTTTTAAATGCATCATTACCCTCAAGGATAACCTTGTCTGCATTATTTACTATTATAATGCCTTCAGTTGCATGCTCTATAACAGCCCTATATTTAGCCTCAGAATCATGTCCCTTACGCCGGGACATGACCAGCCTTTCAAACAATATATAGCTGATGGCAGTAAAAGCGAGCGCTGCAATGGCAAACCAGAGAATAAAATATGTTATTGTTCTGACACCTTGCTGGTATATATTTCTTGGTTCATCAACCTTTAAAAGGAGCACCCTTTTCCCGTAAATATCATTAATTGCAGAGTAACCGGCAATAATGTCAGTGTTGACTGAGGTTACCAGGAAAGGTGAAGAATTAGTAATCCCTGTCAGGGCAGTTTTAAAATCATCCGGGAGTTCCCTGCTATCAGTCCTTTGAAAATTAATGGAGAGCTTTGTCAGTCTGGAAAGCAGTTTAACTTCTTCTGAGTCAAGAAGACGCCCCATAATAAGAGCTCCCTGCACAGGTCCTGTATGATCATTTTGAATAATGGGCCTTGAAGATATCATTAAAATACCCTCTGGCAGCCGTAATAATCCGGTTACTTTACTGTTTGTATCTGAATGTCTTACCAACTGATTTTCAGGTGACAAATGCACTATTAAGCTATCCGGGACATTTCCTGAGACCTTTTCCAGGGAACCAGCCCATCTCTTGTAAACAACGTCCCCTTTACTGCTTACATAAACAATAAGATTAAGACCTAATGTAGACAATACAGAATCAGGAAGGTTATCGTTAATATATGCCCTGTTACCATCCTGTATAAACTTATAACTGTCATCCCACGCAGAATAGTCGGCGTTAACCGTATCTATGTGATTCACCTCGCCATTGAGGGCGTTCAAAACCTGTTCCAGATTCTTTTTTACATTCCCATTTTCGATCTGAAGGAAACTATTAAGCAGTATCAATCTCGAGGCAATCAGGATAGTCAGGATCAATGCAGCAAGAGAAATCCCAATTATAACAAGCAGTTTAGTACGATATCTGTTGAATATTTTCATTATATACTGTGGATATATCTCATACTGGTCTCTATAATGGCATTCTAATATCGTCTAATCTTGAGAGGATATTAATAGTTAGTCTCTATCCTCACGTCTTATTCATGATATTTCACATGGTTTCACATGGTTTCACAGTTGACTTTAGACAAACAGATTGATAATATAGGCCACAAAATCAAAGGGACCAACGCTTATGCGTCAATACATACTTGTCCTTTATCAGGGTTCTCACAATTCCAGCGCCATCCTCCTTGATAGCACCGCCAAAATAATAGCCCAGACAGATTGCAGTATAAAACCTAACATACATCGTTCAGGCTGGATTGAGTATAAGACGGACGAAATTCTGAAAAGCCAGTTAAATGCCATCAAGGGCCTTTTCAGGAAGATAGGCTCAAAAAGACAGCAAATATCAGCAGTTGGAATGTGCGGACAGCAGTCAACTATTGTTTTCTGGGACAAGGATACAGGAAAACCTGCATGTAATGCTATTGCCTTTAGCGATCCAAGGGGGGCAGACATCTGCAGGCAAAAGGTTGAGCGGAGGGATATGATACGGGAACGTACAGGCCTAAACCTGTCACCATATTATTCTGCTTCCAAGATAAAGTGGGCGCTTGAGAACATCAAGTCAGTACAGAAACTTGTGGAAAAAGGGCGCTTACTGATTGGAACTGTAAATACCTATCTGCTGTGGCATTTATCGAACAGGTCAGTCTACGCGATGGACCATGCAAGCGCTGCCCAGACACTCTTATGCAATATTTTCACCAGGACATGGGATAGGGAGCTGCTCGAACTGTTTGATCTGCCTTCTGAAATCTTTCCCAATGTAGTCCCCGCGTCTTCGTATACAGGTGATGCTGTCATAGAACGTCAAATAATCCCGATACACGCCTCCACGCCGGAAAAACAGGCATCCCTTCTTGGGCACGGTCTCTTTCAGGAGGGGGATGTAAACATTAATTATGGTGACGATGGCCTTGTGCTCGCAAACACAGGTAAAAAGATCTTCCTGCTGCCTGGACTCCTGACAACCATAGCCTGGTCAAATAATGAGGGCACCTCATATCTTCTTGAAGGTGTAATAAATTCAGCAGGGTCGTTCTTGTCCTGGCTTAAAAACAACCTTG is a window from the Nitrospirota bacterium genome containing:
- a CDS encoding formate dehydrogenase accessory protein FdhE; translated protein: MKDYTKFKSYLDDRVRHYPFIHDMVLFYKGLIDIWSGFAPDDLSLLFKSPSALAGKGEQEVLYLMDTTRLGDLDFNNSIRMSIKIFRLFEAGRQGGNIIECAGSSEEAVLEFIREGLSKDDRFKNAVLKWILKPSFENTLARLNVDNSPAKGRCPVCGAPPAMAIVYTPEDEKAEQRLLSCCFCTYRWQYPMTGCPFCGNSRPERFGLIVGDSARDQCVRAVSCEECRTYLKTVFTGCRSDKKKPDDLDMDIEDVATLNLDIMADQRGYTALCQHS
- a CDS encoding LptF/LptG family permease, translated to MVKILDRYILRELSISFILSLSVLLSAFLMQQVIKFSRISSETGISFLLLVKFSIFIIPLFLVLAIPLSVLISSLLTFSRLSTDLEITAMRSGGISVYRMLLPVFIFSMMAFIIALFSSSVLQPMGHRYIRIQSYNTLNEQKNLGLQEGVFNNLFNLLFYVKKITSGDTLNNVLISDKTSRDSKIITAKRGRMLNDPETSNLFLMLQDGHIYFETNDTSKYQMVTFSTYFMRLESVQSIESVRLIREKWGLGLDELKAKIREKKLLGKERDYRRLLMEYYKKFSLPAGALVLGLLGSPIGIMTRFSSRFAGFILSIVIVFGYYILDSGFEILAVEGYIPPVVAAWATVLISLILAIFIIILVSAEKGLSLSNIFSKGK
- the lptG gene encoding LPS export ABC transporter permease LptG, yielding MKIIQRYIASEFMKLFIMIAVAFTVLYILIDVFENLGDFTRVHADLITISIFFLCRLPQAIYFTVPLSLLFASFLNLGLFTKYNELTALRSGGLSIQNITLPVLAITLSVSAGTFLLNNYIIPVSNKKAEEIRMIIEAKPREMFFKEDSLWLKADDYTIYNVRFIDPDKKIMGRINIYHLTPEFNIMESIAAERAVSERGYWFLKSGVRRKFDPDNRNVNLVEFDTLPIDFPFKLDEFRHVIVQASETDYFTLKKYIDTIKREGYEVKRLTVDLYSKTAFPFSGFVLSVFGIIFGFNIKKHAGIAGGTGFCILTGVIYWTIYSLAINMGYAGRINPALASWMTNLLFITIGGAIYFRAMKQ
- a CDS encoding histone-lysine N-methyltransferase, yielding MSGLVKEKNLLARSAYHYEIVDAKEPNLFREFFPYNEVPKIPFNHRIVPQYTPEEFWISDTTFRDGQQSRPPYSVKQIVDIYDMFHRLSGPNGVLRQCEFFLYNKKDREAVEKCQERGYKYPEITGWIRAVKEDFQIVKDAGLKETGILTSCSDYHIFLKLGMTRKDAANKYIDIVSKSLESGIVPRCHLEDITRADFYGFVIPFVQKLMELSEQSGIPVKIRACDTMGYGVPYIGASTPRGIPELIYGLVHYGGVPSQQLEWHGHNDFHKALINATTAWLYGCCSANGVMLGFGERTGNTPVEALIMEYIALRGDTNGVDTTMITDLAEYFRKELGVQVPANYPFVGVDFNNTSAGIHADGALKNEEIYNIFDTVKLLKRPMGITITDKSGIAGIAYWVNGHLGMDDRQAVDKKHPGVEKIYKWVMEQYEAGRLTTISSEEMFAQAKKYLPEYFGSDLDRLKKRAEEIVASLVEELVDDEAFRVLNTEGMETKMQRLVDENPFIQFAYVVDLQGKILTRNITQVIDRAKYEKFDMGQDFSNRPWFIEPVKSGKTFVTDFYKSLVTDLLCVTISSPVRNERGEIKGVFGVDLKFEDVVKIDRRMVAGTVSAGEKGGVEGEI
- a CDS encoding EAL domain-containing protein, with translation MKIFNRYRTKLLVIIGISLAALILTILIASRLILLNSFLQIENGNVKKNLEQVLNALNGEVNHIDTVNADYSAWDDSYKFIQDGNRAYINDNLPDSVLSTLGLNLIVYVSSKGDVVYKRWAGSLEKVSGNVPDSLIVHLSPENQLVRHSDTNSKVTGLLRLPEGILMISSRPIIQNDHTGPVQGALIMGRLLDSEEVKLLSRLTKLSINFQRTDSRELPDDFKTALTGITNSSPFLVTSVNTDIIAGYSAINDIYGKRVLLLKVDEPRNIYQQGVRTITYFILWFAIAALAFTAISYILFERLVMSRRKGHDSEAKYRAVIEHATEGIIIVNNADKVILEGNDAFKKLLDYSDDEILEMSLFDVVAEDTGTADLEIGRIVGEKRDLKLRRKDGSLIYAELSASVLSYNDREALCVIVHDITERKLFEEQLMDQATHDSLTGLANRNLLNDRLSHAISYQKRKKMLLAVMLLDIDRFKVINDTLGHSIGDKMLQQVAERLSYSVRNYDTVARLSGDEFVIVVNDVSDATDIVTVAKNILNLFTSSLKIHDNELFIGASIGISIFPYDGDSVEHLLMKADTAMYHCKADGGNNYQFFSKDMNVKAKDRLNMETDLRKAVEQQEFILHYQPKVDLSTGEVCGMEALIRWQRGGKMISPVEFIPLAEETGLILKIGEWVLRTACSDIRKLIDMGYTNLIVSSNLSARQFAKDNLLEIIEAVLEESGLDPSFVELELTESILMKDEEKLLKKLCAVKDRGIRLSIDDFGTGYSSLSYLKRFPIDVLKIDRSFVMDITADDDGAAIVETILGMAQTMRLRSVAEGVERAEELSFLTEHGCNEIQGFYFSRPVPFDEFANMLSSGKRLQNGSIVS